The genomic window CCTAGGATTGACCGATGACCCACAACTGCAAATTGTgattttcatatttctctttatAAACTACGTATTGGTTATGATGGGGAACTTAACTATCATTCTTCTTACGTTGCTAGATCCCCGCCTCAAGACtcccatgtattttttcctcCGAAATTTCTCATTCATGGAAGCTTCCTTGACAACAATCTGTATTCCTAGATACCTGATATGCATCgtgactaaaaacaaaataattgccTACAATGGTTATGCATCtcagttcttctttttctccttattagaaattacagaattttacTTACTGGCTGCCATGTCTTTTGACCGGTATGTAGCAATCTGCAAACCCCTCCATTACCTCATCATTATGAATAACAAAGTGTGCTACCAACTTCTATTCAGTTCATGGACAGTTGGCTTTCTGCTTTCATTTGTACCACTGGCTGTGGGACTAACACTGGATTTCTGTCCTTCCAGAGGAATTGATCATTTCATGTGTGATATTTCCCCTATACTGCAGCTTTCCTGCACTGACGCTCATTTCTTGGAATTGCTTGCATTTGTCTTAGCTATTGTAACACTCATGGTCACTTTGCTTTTAGTGACAAGCATCTTAATACAAGATGCTTTTAGCCATCTTCTTTCTGATGGCAATTACAAGGAAATAAGTTCATGTTATTATATTCAAGGCCCTCAAAGCCTTCCATTAAGCTCTTTAAAAACTACTATAACCTTATTAGATTTGGATTATgagtatttttcttattgtttggGTTGTCATTTCACTTTTCTGGTAGTGTCCTTTGGTCACAAAAGTTTTAATTCTGATGAAGtcaagtttttctattttttatttggttgCTTGTGTTTTCAGGGGCATATGTAAAAGAACCATTACTTAATACAAAGTAGCAAGACTCTTTCTTACACATATATTATCAATACCATTCTAAAAATCCCCTCTGCTCAGAAAAGAACAAAGGCTTTTTCTACTTGTTCTTCTCATATGATTGTAGTCTCCCTTACTTATGGTAGCTGTATCTTTAATTACATAAAACCAACTACAAAGGAAAGGGTGACTTTATCTAAAGGTGTAACTGTTATTTACACCTCAGTTGCCCCTTTATTGTGAAACAAGCCTTCAAGGACACACTccaaaagattttctcttttttcaaaaaatgaagaagaaatttaattttaaaaaatcttagataaaaaagtaaataaaatttttgacttAAAAGTTTA from Mustela lutreola isolate mMusLut2 chromosome 8, mMusLut2.pri, whole genome shotgun sequence includes these protein-coding regions:
- the LOC131837874 gene encoding olfactory receptor 6C6-like yields the protein MRNQSREMEYILLGLTDDPQLQIVIFIFLFINYVLVMMGNLTIILLTLLDPRLKTPMYFFLRNFSFMEASLTTICIPRYLICIVTKNKIIAYNGYASQFFFFSLLEITEFYLLAAMSFDRYVAICKPLHYLIIMNNKVCYQLLFSSWTVGFLLSFVPLAVGLTLDFCPSRGIDHFMCDISPILQLSCTDAHFLELLAFVLAIVTLMVTLLLTLSYTYIINTILKIPSAQKRTKAFSTCSSHMIVVSLTYGSCIFNYIKPTTKERVTLSKGVTVIYTSVAPLL